Below is a window of Hydrogenimonas sp. SS33 DNA.
GGACCAACCTGGAAAATCTGATCCGCCGCTTTCACGAAAAACGTTTCGGCGACCGGGTCGTGCGCATTGCGGCCCTGACCAACCGCCCTGAAGCGGGAGGCATCGCCCGTGCCGAAAAATACGGCATTAAACCCGTGATCGTCGACCACAGAGAGTTCGCAACGCGGGAGGCTTTCGACGCCGAACTGGTCGAGCGCCTGGAAGCGATGCAACCGGACCTGGTCGTCATGGCGGGGTTCATGCGGATCCTCACCCCCCTCTTCACCTCCCGGATCGAAGCGATCAACCTGCACCCCTCTCTTCTGCCCCTCTTCAAAGGGGCCCGGGCCATCGAGGAGAGTTTCAGAAGCGGCATGAAGGTGGGCGGCGTGACGGTCCACCGGGTGACCGCGGAGCTCGACGGCGGCGACATCCTCGCCCAGCGATGCGTTCCCATCGAAGAGGGCGACACCCTGGCGTCGTTCGAAGAGAGGATCCATGCGGCGGAGTACGAACTGCTGCCGGCGGTTATCGCCGACCTGTTGCATCTCTCCCCCTCACAGGGCTGACCTGCCCGCTCCTCACACCTTTTTGGCCCCGCAGAAGCGGATGCCGTGGAATTTGGGCTCGCTGCGGTAGACCACTTCGAAGCGGACGGAACTCTCTCCGTCGATGGGGCTGTCGAACATGATGACCCCCTGCCGCCCCTTCAGGTCTGCCTCCCGGTTGCAGAAACTTTCGCTCTCCAGCCCATAGAAAGAGAGCCCCTTTTTGGAGACGTCGAAAATATAGACACGCTCTTTCACGCCGTTGTCGTAGGTGATCGTCGCCCCCACCGGCGGCGATACGATGGTCCGGGGCATGACCCGCTTGTTGGTCACCGTCTCGAAGCCGTCGCTGAGCACTTTCAGCTCCGCACTCTCTTCGGAGATCATCGACATGACCGACTCCACGTTGCGTGTCGTGCGGATGATGGCCCGGTTGCCCTCGCTGACGCTTTCGAGCTTTTCCAGAATCCGCATGAAGGCCTCGTACTCCCGGCCGAACTCCCCGTCGAAGCGGTGCATCGTTTCGATGGTCCGCTCCTGGGTCGACTCGATGCGCTCGAAGTAGTCGCCCACCCGCTCCGAACTCTCCTGCAGGCGGCCGAAGAAGGCCTGGGTATTAGAGGCGTTCTCCACCACCCCTTCTATATTTCTGACGATCGACTGGATGATTTTCCGCGTATTTTCGGCATTCTCCATGGAGACTTCCGCCAGTTCCCGCACCTTCTCGGCGACGACGGCGAACCCGCGGCCGTGCTCTCCCGCCCTGGCGGCTTCGATGGCGGCGTTGAGGGCGATCAGGTTGGTTTCGTTGGCGATATCGGAGATGATGTCGATGGTCCGGGAAACATCCTGCGAAAAGCCGCGCAGCTGCTCGATGGCGCCGATCGTGTTTTTCAGGGCATCCGCCGCCTGCTCCGTTTCGGAGGCGTTGACCTCCATCTCCCCCTTACCCCGCTTGATGAGCCGGACCGACTCGTCCACATGGGCCATCAGCTCTTCGAGCTGCTGATGCAGCGTCTGATTCATACGGCCGATCTCTTGGAGGCTTTCCGCCACCTGCTCCACTTCGTCGGTCTGCTTCTCCACCGCTTCGTTGGAACTTTTGAGGCGCATCAGGCCGTAGGAGGCTTCGAAAGCGACATTTTTCGACTGGCTGACGACTTTCGCGATGACGGGACGGAGCACATCGACCATCTGCTTGAGGTGCATGAAGAGCTGGTCGATCTCGTTGCGGCTTTTGGGGTCGGTACGGGCATCCTCGCCCAGAATGTCGTCAATGACGAAATGGCCCTTCTCCACCTTTTTGAAAACCTGAAGGAGCTTGCCCAGCCGCCTGACGATGACCTCCTTGAAGAGCAGGTGGATCACCAGCAGCACCACGGCGATGCTGATGAACCAGTTCAGGAAGGCGAAGAGGATGTTCTCCTTGAGCGCCTTCTTGTAGTCGCCCAGGTCGATCCGGGCCGCTTCCACCGCGATCACGTCACCCGGTGTCCAGGTGGGGTGGCAGAGTTTGCAGCGCTTTTCGGCGACGATGGGCCGCGAAAGCATGTAGAAATCTTTCCCCTCGTGGCGAACTTCGCTCTCCAGCTCTCCTCTGTTGCGGTGCTTCCGGAAGTAGTCGATCGCCTGGGCTTCGAAAGGGAGAGCCAGGTTCTTGGGGTCCATGGGATGCTTGGAGGCCTCTTTGAAAAAGACTTTACCCCGGCTGATTTTCGTGAAGCGGTCGAATACCTCGTTCTGGATGATCTGCGGCACCTCCTGGGATTGGCCGGAAAAGAACTTTTCGTTGCGGCTTTCGAGCAGGACGTCGGCAAAGTTGAGGACACTGGCGGCTTCGCTGTGGAGGTTGTGCCGCAACGCCTTTTTGTTCGCTTCGTACTGGTACCAGTAAATGGCGGTGGAGATGACGATCATCGCGCCGGCGATGAGAATGGAGAACATCACCGAAAGGGGAAGGCGGCGGATCTTTTCTGGAATGTACATTAAAGTGTGCCTTTGAAATACCGTTCACAAGTTGTACTCAGCTGTTGAAGTATACTATCGGTCAAAAAGGAATTTGCTTGACACCTGTCAAACTCGGTTTCGGAACCTACCGGGTCACCCCCAAAAACCCGGCCCATGTCGAGGCGCTGGGCCTGGCGCTCGAAAAGGGGGTGCGGCTCATCGACACCTCCTCCAACTATACCGGCGGCGATGCGGAGCGGGCCGTGGCCGAAGCGCTGAAACACTCCTCCGTTCCAAGGGAAGAGGTGACCATCGTCACCAAAGGGGGCTACATCCAGGGGGCTTTACTCGGGCAGGTCCAAAGGGGGGAGATGGAGGTCTTCGACCTCGTACCCTACCAGGAGGGGTGCTGGCACTCGATCCACTCCGACTTCATCCTCGACCGGATCAACGGCTCCCTGCAGCGGCTGGAGAGCGGCTATATCGACACCTACCTGCTCCACAACCCCGAATATTTCCTGATGCACACCATCGAAAGCGAAGCGGACGTTCCGGCGGCGCGAAAGGAGATGGAGCGGCGGCTGCTGGAAGCCTTCATCGCGCTGGAAGAGGCGGTCGAAGCGGGGATGATCCGCAGCTACGGTATCAGTTCCAATAGTTTCGCCAAAAGGCCGGACCACCTCCACTTTCTCCCCTATACCCGCCTGCTCGAACTCGCCGAAGAGGCGGCGGCGGAACGGGGAAGAGACCGGCACCGTTTCACCACCATAGAGCTGCCGGTCAACCTTCTGGAGCAGGAGGGGCTCAAGTGTGCCGCATGGGCGAAAGCCAACGGCCTCACCACCCTCGCCAACCGCCCCCTGAACGCATACGACGAAAAAGGGATGCACCGCCTCGCCGACTACCCGAAACCCGAAGCCTACGAATCGGCGCGCGACGCCCTGCTGCAGGCGGCCGACACCTACTCCATGAGCGAGCTTCGAAGCACCGTCCTGGACCTGGATGGAATCCGGGAGAAGTTCACATGGCCCGGCGCGGCGGAAGAGGCGCTTTCACGCCAGACTGTCCCCTTTATCCAGGGGATCCTCTCCCGGCTGCCCGATGCCTCCGCCAAAGAGGCGGTGATCCCTCTGCTCAACCCCTTTTTGCGAAACTACCTGCAGGAGGTCCGCCACCTCTGCTCACAGAAAACCCTCTCCTACCTCAGGGCGAAAGGATTCAAAGAGGCGGCCCGTCCACTGCAGCACTACGCCCTGCGGTGGCTTCTATCCCGACCTGAAATAGACAGGGTGCTGGTCGGCATGCGTACACCGGCCTATGTGGAGGAACTGCTGGGCAGCTGACCCTTCCCTTCCTCCACCCCCGCTTCGTCAGCCAGTTTTTTGGGCATCTGTTTGCTCGCCCTGGCACCCAGCTCCCGGAGCTTCTGGACCTGCCGCACCAGGTTTCCCCTTCCCTCGTAGAGCTTCTTCCAGGCACCTTCGTAGGTGCGCTGGAGCGTGTCGAGCTGTTTCCCCACCTTCTCCAGCTCCTCGGCGAAGCCGGCGAATTTGTCGTAGAGCGCCCCCGCCTGCCGGGCGATCTCCAGGGCGTTGCGGTTCTGCCGCTCGTTGCGCCAGGTGTTCTCCACCGCCCGCAGGGCCACCAGCAGCGTCGTGGGGCTGACGAGGACGATATGTTTGGAAAAAGCCTTGTCGTAAAGGGTCGGGTCACTCTGCAGCGCCAGCATCAGCGCCCCTTCGATCGGCATGAACATGAAGATGAAGTCGAGGGTGTTGATCCCATCAAGCCGGGTGTAGCTCTTGTCCGCCAGCCGGTCGATATGGTTTTTGACCGCTTCCAGGTGGTGACGGGCGTAGAGTGCCTTCTTCTCTTCATCCTCTTCGTTGACATACCGTTCGTAAGCGACCAGGGAGGTTTTGGCGTCGATGACGATATCCCGTTCGTCGGGAAGGTGGACGATGACGTCGGGACGGAAACGGCGCCGGTCGCCGTCCTGGAGGCTCACCTCCCGTTCGAACTCCTCCCCCTCTCTCAAGCCCGAGGCTTCCAGCACCCGCTCCAGCACCATCTCCCCCCAGACCCCCTGGGTTTTGCTCTCTCCCTTCAAGGCGCGGGTCAGGTTGATGGCATCTTCGCTGATTTTTTGGTTGATCGCTTTGAGGTTTCTAATCTCCGACATCAGTGCCGAGACACTCTTCGTCTCTTCGGTATGGACCGCCTCCAGCCGCTTTTTGAACTCGCCCACCTGCTCCTTCAGAGGATTGAGCACCGCCTCGACCCGCTCTTTCGACAGGTCGCCGAAGCGCCGGCTGTTTTCTTCCATGATGCGGGAAGCGAGCACTTTGAACTCCTTTTGCATCGCTTCCCTTGCCCCCTTCAGCTCCTCCAGGCGCAGGGCGGTCTGCTTCCGTTCCTCCTCCAACTGGGTCTGCAACCTGGCGATCTCCTGCCGCAGCGCCCCATTCTCCTCCCTGGCCTGGTCGAGCTCCGCGTCGCTTCTCTCCAGCTCCCTTTCGAAGGTTTTGAGCCGTGTCACCCGCTCCTGCAGGGTCGCCACCGCCAGCTTCGCCTCCTGCAGCGCCTCGTCCAGAGCCTGCCTCTTCTCTTCCAGGGCCTCGATTTCCGCCCTGTCCGACGCCTCCTGCCGCTGCGCCGCTTCGCGCAACGCCTCCAGTTCGCTTCTGTAACGCTCCCGCTTTTTCACCGCAACGACGAAAGCGACCATCCCGGCGACCAGAAGGCCTGCCGCGGCACCTGCGGCGAAATAGAGCCATATCAGGGGAATCTGCATAATTATCTCCGGATTTCGTAATGATTTTGACGGGTTTTATGATAGTACGCTTTCGAGACAGTGTCGTGTCTGCCTGAAAACGGAAAGAAGGGTTCTACGAAGATTTGGAAGCGGCCTGGCGCAGCGCCTCTTCCACCACTTTGGTGATTTTTCGCTTCATATCCTCGATTTGGTCGAGCTGCCGCTCGATATTCTCCGCATCGGAAGCCATCTGGGCTTCCAGTTTGCCGATCATCTGCTCCAGTTCGGCGATACGCTGGTTCAGTTTCTGGTTTACGGTGCGTTCATGCTCCAGCTCCCGCCGCAGGTCTCCCAGATGCTTGAGGCGCTCCAGCAAAGAGGCCTTCTCTACGTACTCCTGGTTCAGTGTCGACTCAAGCTCTTTGAAGCGGCGCTTGAGCGGACGCAGCTCCTGCTCCAGCTCTTCGTTGGCCTGAAGCAGTTCGTCGATCTCCACCTGAAACATCGCCTGCCTGCGATCCGCCTTGCTCCGCGCCAATATGTAACCCGCCACGAATGCGATTACCGCGCCGGCACTGATACCCAACAAAAGGAATACGAACTCTTTACCCATCCAGGATGCCTTGTATAGCTGAATGGGAATATTTTAACATAACTCCACTGTATTGGGTCTGGAACGGAAGATGCTTGAAAAAGCCCATGAACAAATCCCACGACTACGACAAGATCCTGACCCGTCTGACCACCATTCTGCAGCGGCTCTACAACGGCGAAACCCTCTATGTCGGCGAGCTGGCCGAGGAGTTCAACGTCTCTTCCAAAACGATTCAGCGCGACTTCAACGAGCGCCTCATCCGCTTTCCCGTCGAAAAGTCGGGGCGGGGGTGGCGCATGCAAAAAGGCCACCGGCTGGAGAAGGTAAGCGACATCGACCATCTGCTGACGCTGCAGATTCTCGAATCGCTGGCCGACGGTGTGGGAAGCCGCTTCGCCCAGCGCTCCAAAGCGCTGCTGGGCAAACTGAAAAACGACACCCCCTCCGCACTCCAGAGCCACCTTCCCATCGAAGACATTACCTCCCACAGCGACCTTTTCAGAACCCTGGAGAAGGCGATCGTCGGCCACAGGAAGATTCTCTTCGACTTTCACGGCAAAGGGCGGACCGTCCATCCCTACCGCATCGTCAATTTCGACGGTTACTGGTACCTGCTGGGATACGAGGAGGAGAGCGGCATGGGCAAGAAATACTACATCAAGGAGATGAAGCGGTGCAGCCCCCTCGAGGAGCGCTTTGAACCGGACGAAACGATCCGAAGCCGCACGGCCGGGGCGCTCAACGCCTGGTTCGACCCCAATAAAGAGCCCTTCGAAATGCGCCTTCTGGCAAAGCCGGCCATCGTCAAATACCTGCAACGCCGCCCCCTGGGGCCGACCCAGCGCATGGTCGCCAAGCATGCCGACGGAAGCTGCGAAGTCGTTTTGCAGGCCACCACCGAAAGGGAGGCCCTCGAACTTCTCAAACCATGGCTTCCCGATATGGCGGTTCTCTCCCCCTGCTTTCTTGCAGACGCCTACAAAAACCTTCTCGAAAACGCCCTCACCTTTCAAACCGGACACGACGCTGGCCAAAGGTAGCTCCATAATGGCGGCATCCCATACAAGGAGATGCCGTGAAATCCGCCATCCGTTCAAAAAATCCCGTTTTCGCCGACAAAAGAGCGCTGCTGATGTGGGGAAGTTTCGCCGCCGGCTTTCTCTGGCCGCCATTATTTCTTCTTTTTTTGTGGCTGGGCATCCGGACTTTGTGGCGCGAAGCGAAAAGAGAGTATGCACAGGCTGCTTCCTATATGAAAGAAGAGAGCGCCAAAACCCTCGAAGCCTGCGAACGCTGCTTCACCCCGGCACCGCGGGGAAGGCGGGCCGCGCCCCTCTCCTTCGCCGCCGTCTGATGTAATTGCCATGGTATAATCGCTTCAAAAAGGCGCCGCATGAACGACCGTTTTTTCAGCCGGCTCTTCGCCATGGCTTTTGCCGTCATGCTCCTCATGCTCTTTTGGGAAGCCCTCCCCTTCCTGCGCTCCGCCTTCGTCGCCTTCGAAGCCCAGCCCCGCCCCGTCACCCCCAGAGGAAGCCTGAGCGAAGAGGAGCGTACCAACATCGAGATCTTCCAGCGCAACAAAAACTCCGTCGTCTACATCGCCACCGCCAAAGCGGTCATCGACCCCTGGACGCGGAACATCTACAACATTCCCAGGGGAACGGGCTCCGGTTTCGTGTGGGACGAACTGGGGCATATCGTCACCAACTACCATGTGATCGCCGGGGCGAGCGAAGCGAGGGTACGCCTCAGCGACGGAAGGGACTACCCGGCGGTGCTGGTGGGGGCGTCGAAAAACCATGACCTGGCGGTGCTTCGCATCAACGTCCCCTTCAAACCGCCCAAACCCGTGCTCATCGGTACCAGCGCCGACCTGCAGGTGGGCCAGAAAGTCTATGCCATCGGCAACCCCTTCGGGCTTGACTGGACCATGACCACCGGGATCGTTTCGGCCCTGCACCGGCAGATGCGCGAAGAGGACGGCGTGATCATCGACAACCTCATCCAGACCGACGCCGCCATCAACCCCGGCAATTCCGGCGGGCCGCTGCTGGATAGCGCGGGGCGGCTCATCGGCGTCAATACCGCCATCTTCAGCCCCTCCGGCGCCTATGCGGGCATCGGCTTCGCCATCCCCGTCGATACGGTCAACCGGGTCGTCCCCCAGCTCATCGCCTACGGCCGATACCTGGAGCCCGGCATCGGCATTGTCACCGACGAACGGATCAACAGAATCGCCCGGGCAAGGCTGGGATTTGATGGAGTGCTCGTCCTGCGGGTCCGCCCCGGCTCTCCCGCCGCGCAGGCGGGCCTGCGGGGGGCCACCGTCACACCTGAGGGCACCATCATCCCTGGGGACATCATCGTCGCCGTGGATGGCAAGACAGTCGACAGTGTCGCCGCGTTCCGAAACATCCTGGACAAGCACGCCGTGGGGGACGCCGTCACCCTCACCATCGCCAGGAACGGGCGGCTCATCAAAAGAAAAGTCATCCTCGAAGCGGCGGGAGGCTGAGATGGTCCTCTACATCCACGGATTCGCCAGCAGCGGCCTGGGGGCCAAGGCCCGCATCGTGCGGGATTATTTCGGAGAGCGGGCCTTCGCCCCCAGCCTCTCCCACATTCCCGAACTGGCTGTCGATACGCTCCGGCAGATCGTCGGAAGAACGATCGTTCACGAACCGGTCCGTCTCATCGGCTCCTCCCTCGGAGGTTTCTACGCCACGGTTTTGGCAGAAACCTACAACCTCAAGGCGGTCATCGTCAACCCCTCCACCCGGCCTTGGGTCACACTGGGTGCCCATATCGGCATGGTCACCCATTTCCACGACCTGAGCCGTTTCGAATGGACCCGGCAGCACATCACGACACTCAAATCCCTCAACCCCGAAACCATCCATCCCAAGAACTACCTCCTCATGCTCCAGACCGGAGACGACCTGCTCGACTACCGGATTGCACTGCGGCGCTACGAAGGTGCCCAAACCATCTTGGAAGAGGGAGGCTCCCACGCCTTCGAAGGCTTCGAAAGACATTTGAAAAGCATTGAAGAATTTTTAGGCTGACGCGCAGCTTCTGCACACGTTGAAGAAGAGAATGAAAAGCTGATTTTGTAGGAAAAAATGGTGCGGACGAGAGGACTTGAACCTCCACACCTTGCGGCACCAGATCCTAAGTCTGGCGTGTCTACCAATTCCACCACGTCCGCGGATGGTTTGAAGTCAAATAGTTTGAAGTGGCACGCCCATCAGGATTCGAACCTGAGGCCTACGGCTTAGAAGGCCGTTGCTCTATCCAGCTGAGCTATGGGCGCTCAAGTTTGGAATGACGGTGGCGCGCCCGGGAGGAGTCGAACCCCCAGCCTACGGATCCGAAGTCCGTCGCTCTATCCAATTGAGCTACGGGCGCTTGGGAAAAAATTTTCGTTGGGGATGTTTGCCTGGTTATGAAGTCTGTATGGGGTGGATGATGGGAATCGAACCCACGACCTCCAGAGCCACAATCTGGCGCTCTAACCGACTGAGCTACACCCACCATCTAAGACTTTGCATGGTCGGGGTGAAAGGATTCGAACCTTCGACCCCCTGGTCCCAAACCAGGTGCGCTAACCAGGCTGCGCTACACCCCGTCCGAAAAGTGGAATGCAATTATAGACAAATTGCCCAGGGTTGTCAACAAAATGGTATAATTGCCCCCATTTCAACGACGAACAAGGGGAGCGAGATGAAGGTCGCACAGTTTAGTCGCATCGGCTTCATCATGGCGGCGGCGGGGTCGGCCGTCGGCCTGGGGAATATCTGGAAATTTCCCTACATGACGGGGATGTACGGCGGCGGTGCCTTCGTACTGGTCTACCTCATTACCATCACCTTTATCGGTTTTTCGGTGATGGTGGCGGAGATGCTCATCGGTGCCCTGGGACGGCGCGATACGGTCGGCAGCTTCGAACGCCTTGCCCCGCCCAACCAGAAAGCCTGGAAATACGCGGGCTTCATGGGCTTCAACGGGCTCATCATCATGACCTTCTATTCTGTGGTCATCGGCTGGATCTTCTACTACCTCTTCGCCGTTTTTTCCGGACTTCCCACCTCGACCAAAGAGGCGAAAACCATCTTCGACACACTCGTGGGCCAGCAGGCGGGCATTCAGATCTTCTGGCATACGGTATCGGTCATTATTGTCGGTTACATCGTCTACCGGGGCATCAAGGGGGGTATCGAAAAGTTCAACCTGATCCTGATGCCCTCACTCCTCATCATTCTTTTCGGACTTCTCGGCTATGCCGCGACTCTCGACGGCTTTCACAAAGCGTGGAACTTCATGTTCGCCAGCGACTGGAGCAAAATCAACTCCGAAGCGATCGTCCGGGCGGTGGGCCACTCCTTCTTCACCCTCTCACTGGGAATGGGCGCCATCATGACGTATGCCGCCTCTTTGCCCAAACAGGCCAGCATTACCAAGACCGCTTTCATCGTCACCTTTATGGACACCCTCATCGCCCTGGTGGCCGGGCTGGTCATCTACTCCTTCCTCTTTCATGAAGGGGCGCCGGCGGCCCAGGGACCCGGCCTGGTCTTCATCTCCCTCCCCGTCGTTCTCTCCAACTTCGGGACCCTCGGTACCGTGTTGGCCCTGCTCTTTTTCCTGGCCCTGGCCTTCGCCGGCCTCACCTCGGCCATCTCACTGGTGGAGCCGGTGGTGCAGTATCTGATCGACCGCTTTGACTGGAGCCGGACCAAAGCGGTTGTGGTCACGTCGCTGGTCTACTGGATCGTCGGCATCGGCGCACTGCTCAGCTACACGAAAGCGTGGGGCAAACTCTTCTCCGTCGGCGGCAAGCCCCTCTTCGACATCCTGGAGTTTGCGACCGACTCCATTCTCCTGCCTCTGGGCGGGCTGCTCATCGCCATCTTTGTCGGGTATGTCCTGCCGAAAACGAAGGTCTATGCGGCACTGGAACATGAAATGGGGGAAAAATATTTCGCCGTCTGGCGCTTCAGCATCCGCTACATCGCACCGGTAGCGCTGATTTTCATGATGCTGAACCTGTTGGGGATTTTGAAGATTTAAGGGCACCTCTAAAGGCCCGGCAAGGGCCCAAATGAAAAATCAGAACTGGATCATCCCGTCCGTCGGGCTGGAGGCGGTGGCATAGGGGCGCTTGGGAATGCGGCCCGCCAGATAGCTCATACGTCCGGCGATAACCGCGTGCTTCATCGCTTCCGCCATGACGATCGGCTCTTTCGCCTGGGCGATGGCGGTGTTGGTCAGTACCGCATCGGCACCCAGCTCCATCGCCGCCGCCGCGTCACTCGCCTGGCCGATACCCGCATCGACCACCACGGGCACCTTCACCGCCTCTTTGACGAAAACCACATTGTAGCGGTTCTGTACCCCGAGGCCGCTGCCGATGGGCGCCGCCAGGGGCATGACCGCCGCGGCTCCCGCCTCTTCGAGACGCTTGGCGATGATGGGATCGTCGTTGGTATAGGCCATGACGGTGAAACCGTCCTTCGCCAGCACTTCGCACGCCTTGATCGTTTCGATGACGTCGGGGTAGAGGGTTTTCTGGGTATCGCCGATCACTTCGAGTTTAATCAGGTCGATGCCCGTCGCCTCGCGGGTGAGACGAAAGAGCGTGATCGCCTCTTCCGCGGTCGTGCATCCGGCACTGTTGGGAAGAAACTTGACATCGGTTCCCTTGAAATAGTCCATCAGATTCTCTTCATCGGGATTGGTGATGTTGACACGGCGCACCGCGACGGTGATCATCTCCGCACCGCTGGCCAGGGTGGCGTCACGGGTGGTCTGGAAGTCGGGGTATTTGCCGCTTCCGACAATCAGACGACTGGTAAATTCATATTTTCCGATTTTCAGAATATCGCTCATAAGAGGTTTCTCCTTGGTATTTGACGTTACGCGAAAGCCGTAGTGTCATCTCGAAATCTTCGACTTCGTAGTTTTAGGGGGTGCAGGGGGAAACTTGTGTCCCCACCAAAGCGTGGGCTTCGCCCATACCTTGCATAACATCAGTTAGGATGTTAGGAGATTTATAACACAGGGGGACTTGAAGAAAATTGAAAGGCATCAAATAGAGCGCCGCGGGGGCGCTCCGGGTTACTTGACCGGAATCTCTTTGACTTCGGCCTCTTCTTTTTTCACCTTCGGCAGAGTGATATGCAAAACACCCTCTTGGGTTTTGGCGTCGATATGCTCGACATCCACATTTTCAGGCAACGAGAAGGTGCGCATGAATTTGCCGTAGGCGGATTCGATTTTGTAGTAATCCTCTTTTTTCACCTCATCTTTGAACTTGCGTTCACCGGAGATGGTCAGCGTGCGTTTTTCTGGGTCGATATTGACCTTGATATCCTCTTTTTTCACACCGGGAAGATCGACTTCCACAACATAGGCATTCTCATCTTCTCGGGTATTGACAGAGGGAACGAACGCATTGACCACCTCTTTGTCCGTTTCTGCAGGAACGGACACCGCATTGAGCAGTCGTTTTTCAAGTTCTCGGATTTCAGCGAAAGGATCGAATCGTGTTACCATCATTTCAGCCTCCTTTTCCATGTTTTTTGGAATTATAGCAAGTTGATAGTAACTTTGTCAAGTTTATTTCATTATTTTTTTTATTTTTTACCACATGGCTCCAATCAATAATAGAAAAAAAGGAGATTTGATACAATTTTTCATCAAAAGTCCGGGGAGGAATCATGGCAACAACATTGATTACGGGGACCGGTTCGGGAATCGGCAGAGCGTTGGCAAAGGCCTGCCTCCAAAGGGGTGACACGGTGTTTGGCGTCGGGCGCCGCGAGAAAAGCCCCATTGACCATTCCGACTTTCACTATCTGTCTCTCGATCTCCGCCGTCTCGAGCGGATCGAAAAGGTACTGGGCACCTTTTTGGAAGCTGTTTCCACCCTCGATCTGGTCGTCTTGAATGCGGGGATTCTCGGTGAAATCAAGGAGATGACGGAAACCTCCCTCTATGAGATCGAAGAGGTGATGCAGGTCAATGTCTGGGCCAACAAGATCATTCTCGATACCCTGGCGGGGTCACAAAAAACCGTCAGACAGATCGTCGGCATCTCCTCCGGCGCGGCAGTCAACGGCAGCAAGGGATGGGGCCCTTACTCCCTCTCGAAAGCCTCTTTGAACATGCTTCTGAAACTCTACAGCAGGGAGTTGCCCGAAACCCATGTCACCGCGCTGGCGCCGGGCGTAGTCGACACGCCGATGGTACGACACATCACCGAAGAGGTGGATGCCGAGCGATTTCCCTCCGCGGCACGGCTGAAA
It encodes the following:
- the purN gene encoding phosphoribosylglycinamide formyltransferase, with protein sequence MARSITVAVLFSGEGTNLENLIRRFHEKRFGDRVVRIAALTNRPEAGGIARAEKYGIKPVIVDHREFATREAFDAELVERLEAMQPDLVVMAGFMRILTPLFTSRIEAINLHPSLLPLFKGARAIEESFRSGMKVGGVTVHRVTAELDGGDILAQRCVPIEEGDTLASFEERIHAAEYELLPAVIADLLHLSPSQG
- a CDS encoding methyl-accepting chemotaxis protein; its protein translation is MYIPEKIRRLPLSVMFSILIAGAMIVISTAIYWYQYEANKKALRHNLHSEAASVLNFADVLLESRNEKFFSGQSQEVPQIIQNEVFDRFTKISRGKVFFKEASKHPMDPKNLALPFEAQAIDYFRKHRNRGELESEVRHEGKDFYMLSRPIVAEKRCKLCHPTWTPGDVIAVEAARIDLGDYKKALKENILFAFLNWFISIAVVLLVIHLLFKEVIVRRLGKLLQVFKKVEKGHFVIDDILGEDARTDPKSRNEIDQLFMHLKQMVDVLRPVIAKVVSQSKNVAFEASYGLMRLKSSNEAVEKQTDEVEQVAESLQEIGRMNQTLHQQLEELMAHVDESVRLIKRGKGEMEVNASETEQAADALKNTIGAIEQLRGFSQDVSRTIDIISDIANETNLIALNAAIEAARAGEHGRGFAVVAEKVRELAEVSMENAENTRKIIQSIVRNIEGVVENASNTQAFFGRLQESSERVGDYFERIESTQERTIETMHRFDGEFGREYEAFMRILEKLESVSEGNRAIIRTTRNVESVMSMISEESAELKVLSDGFETVTNKRVMPRTIVSPPVGATITYDNGVKERVYIFDVSKKGLSFYGLESESFCNREADLKGRQGVIMFDSPIDGESSVRFEVVYRSEPKFHGIRFCGAKKV
- a CDS encoding aldo/keto reductase, encoding MTPVKLGFGTYRVTPKNPAHVEALGLALEKGVRLIDTSSNYTGGDAERAVAEALKHSSVPREEVTIVTKGGYIQGALLGQVQRGEMEVFDLVPYQEGCWHSIHSDFILDRINGSLQRLESGYIDTYLLHNPEYFLMHTIESEADVPAARKEMERRLLEAFIALEEAVEAGMIRSYGISSNSFAKRPDHLHFLPYTRLLELAEEAAAERGRDRHRFTTIELPVNLLEQEGLKCAAWAKANGLTTLANRPLNAYDEKGMHRLADYPKPEAYESARDALLQAADTYSMSELRSTVLDLDGIREKFTWPGAAEEALSRQTVPFIQGILSRLPDASAKEAVIPLLNPFLRNYLQEVRHLCSQKTLSYLRAKGFKEAARPLQHYALRWLLSRPEIDRVLVGMRTPAYVEELLGS
- the rmuC gene encoding DNA recombination protein RmuC → MQIPLIWLYFAAGAAAGLLVAGMVAFVVAVKKRERYRSELEALREAAQRQEASDRAEIEALEEKRQALDEALQEAKLAVATLQERVTRLKTFERELERSDAELDQAREENGALRQEIARLQTQLEEERKQTALRLEELKGAREAMQKEFKVLASRIMEENSRRFGDLSKERVEAVLNPLKEQVGEFKKRLEAVHTEETKSVSALMSEIRNLKAINQKISEDAINLTRALKGESKTQGVWGEMVLERVLEASGLREGEEFEREVSLQDGDRRRFRPDVIVHLPDERDIVIDAKTSLVAYERYVNEEDEEKKALYARHHLEAVKNHIDRLADKSYTRLDGINTLDFIFMFMPIEGALMLALQSDPTLYDKAFSKHIVLVSPTTLLVALRAVENTWRNERQNRNALEIARQAGALYDKFAGFAEELEKVGKQLDTLQRTYEGAWKKLYEGRGNLVRQVQKLRELGARASKQMPKKLADEAGVEEGKGQLPSSSST
- a CDS encoding WYL domain-containing protein, with the translated sequence MKKPMNKSHDYDKILTRLTTILQRLYNGETLYVGELAEEFNVSSKTIQRDFNERLIRFPVEKSGRGWRMQKGHRLEKVSDIDHLLTLQILESLADGVGSRFAQRSKALLGKLKNDTPSALQSHLPIEDITSHSDLFRTLEKAIVGHRKILFDFHGKGRTVHPYRIVNFDGYWYLLGYEEESGMGKKYYIKEMKRCSPLEERFEPDETIRSRTAGALNAWFDPNKEPFEMRLLAKPAIVKYLQRRPLGPTQRMVAKHADGSCEVVLQATTEREALELLKPWLPDMAVLSPCFLADAYKNLLENALTFQTGHDAGQR
- a CDS encoding trypsin-like peptidase domain-containing protein, whose amino-acid sequence is MNDRFFSRLFAMAFAVMLLMLFWEALPFLRSAFVAFEAQPRPVTPRGSLSEEERTNIEIFQRNKNSVVYIATAKAVIDPWTRNIYNIPRGTGSGFVWDELGHIVTNYHVIAGASEARVRLSDGRDYPAVLVGASKNHDLAVLRINVPFKPPKPVLIGTSADLQVGQKVYAIGNPFGLDWTMTTGIVSALHRQMREEDGVIIDNLIQTDAAINPGNSGGPLLDSAGRLIGVNTAIFSPSGAYAGIGFAIPVDTVNRVVPQLIAYGRYLEPGIGIVTDERINRIARARLGFDGVLVLRVRPGSPAAQAGLRGATVTPEGTIIPGDIIVAVDGKTVDSVAAFRNILDKHAVGDAVTLTIARNGRLIKRKVILEAAGG